In Oncorhynchus nerka isolate Pitt River linkage group LG26, Oner_Uvic_2.0, whole genome shotgun sequence, one DNA window encodes the following:
- the LOC115110329 gene encoding lysine-specific demethylase 8 yields MAELWSAISAALPVTEAEFPLDFSEKVEPSVVDVLKRCRQQLYTRSSRWRQNAQIILDFSWEKLNTGTWRDVDKEWRCLYSYGCLFKVAALCRDDASSATVQEAIRTCDLGLLMGAAIMDNILQTFVRILQNDIGKRHSNEENRSEGVSAKKMKVDCVSVPVVKQALAVPRIHCPSLESFKKDYLDPQKPVILEGIIDHWPAFKNHPWSIEYLQTVAGCRTVPVEVGSRYTDEEWSQTLLTVNEFIDRYIVVKEASSLGYLAQHQLFDQVPELKDDIRIPDYCCLGEGDEDDITINAWFGPGGTVSPLHQDPQQNFLAQVVGRKYIRLYSPEDTEKLYPHQLQLLHNTSQVEVESPDVVRFPEFVKAPYLECVLQPGEVLFIPVKHWHYVRSLELSFSVSFWWS; encoded by the exons ATGGCGGAACTGTGGTCAGCTATCTCTGCTGCTTTGCCTGTGACGGAGGCAGAATTTCCACTTGACTTCAGTGAAAAAGTTGAGCCCAGTGTGGTGGATGTGCTGAAACGTTGCAGGCAGCAGCTGTACACCAGGAGCAGTCGATGGAGGCAAAACGCTCAGATCATCTTGGACTTTTCCTGGGAGAAGCTCAACACAGGAACATGGCGTGATGTGGACAAGGAGTGGAGGTGTTTGTATTCATATGGCTGCCTGTTCAAAGTAGCTGCCCTATGCCGTGATGATGCCTCATCAGCTACAGTGCAGGAGGCCATACGGACATGTGACTTGGGCCTGCTCATGGGGGCAGCCATCATGGACAATATTTTACAAACCTTTGTAAGGATCCTGCAAAATGATATCGGGAAGAGGCACTCCAATGAGGAGAATCGTAGTGAAGGAGTTAGTGCCAAG AAAATGAAGGTTGACTGTGTGTCAGTTCCCGTTGTCAAGCAGGCTCTGGCAGTGCCAAGGATACACTGTCCATCATTGGAGAGTTTCAAGAAAGATTACTTGGATCCCCAAAAGCCAGTCATATTAGAGGGTATCATAGATCACTGGCCAGCCTTCAAAAATCACCCTTGGAG CATAGAATACCTGCAAACTGTTGCTGGTTGTCGGACTGTACCTGTTGAAGTGGGCTCAAGATATACTGATGAGGAATGGTCACAGACGCTCCTTACGGTCAATGAATTCATCGATCGCTATATTGTTGTGAAA gAAGCATCAAGTTTGGGATATCTTGCTCAGCACCAGCTATTTGATCAG GTCCCCGAGCTTAAAGACGACATCCGTATCCCTGACTACTGTTGTCTTGGTGAGGGAGATgaagatgacatcacaataaacgCTTGGTTTGGGCCAGGAGGTACAGTGTCCCCCCTTCATCAAGATCCTCAACAGAACTTCCTGGCTCAG GTGGTTGGGAGAAAGTACATTCGTCTGTATTCCCCTGAGGACACCGAGAAACTCTACCCTCACCAATTGCAGCTCCTACACAACACTAGTCAG GTGGAGGTGGAAAGTCCAGACGTGGTGCGATTCCCAGAGTTTGTGAAGGCTCCCTACCTAGAGTGTGTGTTGCAGCCTGGGGAGGTCTTGTTCATCCCAGTCAAGCACTGGCATTACGTGCGTTCTTTGGAGCTCAGCTTTTCTGTGAGCTTCTGGTGGTCATGA
- the LOC115110330 gene encoding uncharacterized protein LOC115110330 isoform X2 encodes MVLVIGEEFNATLWNSGKRLNSKILCIKCSIKPKTPTVQKVKPTENGNFLVKWKTNYPDDAPFSQDLMAELSYRKKGETDEVSKNDSTTSHELLGRDLEPNTIYALKVRTYTDRNGRFSDWSEELEFTNPASSRKVLQIAIVFSCIAVIIITSALFWCSVRLKTKWWDNIPKCSNPDLLYMVPGVPKVLSPPKIPLSSIYVDSSKMDTEGKTRTNPSIVDGSSGRGSGSELDSSSSLGYAHTCPMSPEPSNVQIISHLQEALSKVFPSLVPLDENPQSLLLAPPMTDDGTQMNCPEPNRDIGVCSSDYNPLHFMSESGGSCGSSCYNNITYSPSVPLNSIQELTTSKTSSFPKQPLLFCNSSYHSGEAEVLKNAHPQLFLGTGQQDLNLSTNCAPLLQTEFSYHPCDGTSDDSETTTSAEDTSLIYGSNDSNVSEPHNVISVVAGYQSFSEAVGKDNKRGTDAFMDVPLPLKGFQDVDSSEPLIYDVNPCYHGLLDPGCCLPPSDVNYQTLQSLGQNSPDQWVSDKLLNKCLETEIPQSSMRNIPLNVLSKQGGQYPIPGNSFLTAFCSDQAMQIDNDSSYHCV; translated from the exons TAAAACCCAAAACCCCCACCGTCCAAAAGGTGAAACCAACAGAAAATGGGAATTTCCTGGTCAAATGGAAGACAAACTACCCTGATGATGCACCGTTTTCTCAGGACTTGATGGCCGAATTGAGCTACAGAAAGAAAGGAGAAACAGATGAG GTGTCCAAAAATGACTCAACAACTTCCCATGAATTACTTGGCAGAGACTTGGAGCCAAACACCATTTATGCTCTGAAGGTCAGAACTTATACTGACAGGAACGGCCGTTTCAGTGACTGGAGTGAAGAGTTGGAATTCACCAACC CTGCATCATCTCGGAAAGTACTCCAGATTGCCATTGTTTTCAGTTGCATTGCTGTTATCATCATCACAAGTGCTTTATTTTGGTGCAGTGTTAG ACTCAAAACCAAGTGGTGGGATAATATTCCTAAATGTTCAAACCCAGACCTTTTGTATATGGTTCCAGGAGTGCCTAAG GTATTGTCTCCTCCCAAAATACCTTTATCCTCCATCTATGTTGATTCTTCAAAAATGGACACTGAAGGAAAAACAAG GACAAACCCCTCAATAGTAGATGGGAGCAGTGGAAGAGGTAGTGGCTCAGAGCTTGACTCATCATCTTCCCTGGGTTATGCCCACACATGTCCCATGAGCCCTGAACCTAGTAATGTGCAGATCATTAGCCATCTTCAAGAGGCCCTGAGCAAAGTCTTTCCCAGCCTTGTTCCTTTGGACGAGAATCCTCAGTCATTGCTCTTAGCCCCTCCTATGACAGATGATGGTACACAAATGAACTGCCCTGAGCCAAATAGAGACATTGGTGTGTGTTCATCTGACTACAATCCTCTTCATTTCATGAGTGAGTCTGGAGGCTCTTGTGGGTCGTCTTGTTACAACAATATTACCTACTCCCCCTCAGTGCCCCTCAACTCCATTCAAGAGTTAACAACAAGCAAGACATCCTCATTTCCTAAGCAGCCTCTGCTCTTTTGTAACTCCTCCTACCATTCTGGTGAGGCTGAAGTGTTGAAAAATGCCCATCCACAGCTGTTTCTTGGTACTGGTCAACAAGACCTTAACTTGTCCACTAACTGTGCACCCCTCTTGCAAACCGAGTTTTCATATCACCCGTGTGATGGCACCAGTGATGATTCAGAGACTACCACGTCAGCAGAGGACACCAGTCTGATCTATGGCTCTAATGACAGCAATGTGTCCGAACCTCACAATGTTATCAGTGTCGTTGCTGGATATCAGAGCTTCAGTGAGGCGGTCGGTAAGGACAATAAGAGAGGAACTGATGCCTTCATGGATGTGCCACTGCCACTTAAGGGTTTCCAGGATGTGGACAGTAGCGAGCCACTGATTTACGATGTGAATCCATGTTACCACGGCCTGCTTGACCCTGGATGCTGCCTCCCCCCGAGTGACGTCAATTATCAGACTTTACAGAGCCTGGGACAAAATAGCCCAGATCAGTGGGTTTCAGACAAACTGCTGAACAAGTGTTTGGAGACTGAGATCCCTCAAAGCTCCATGAGGAACATACCTCTAAATGTCCTGTCCAAACAGGGAGGACAATATCCGATACCTGGAAATTCCTTTCTTACTGCTTTCTGTTCAGACCAAGCCATGCAAATAGACAATGACAGCTCTTATCATTGTGTGTGA